A stretch of the Sneathiella limimaris genome encodes the following:
- the fbaA gene encoding class II fructose-bisphosphate aldolase, translated as MSLELPAGVVFGEEYQKLVSNCKAGGFALPAVNVVGTDSINAVMEAAAKNGSDVIIQLSNGGATFYAGKGMPNGDDAMLYGAVSAAQHVHLLAKHYGICAVLHTDHANRKLIPWVDRLFDAGAEYKKKNGIPLFSSHMVDLSEESLDDNLNESARLLKRAVELDMSIEIELGITGGEEDGVGSDVDSMDNSKLYTQPEDVLEAYDRLSPIGHFSIAASFGNVHGVYKPGNVKLRPEILKASQELVSKTHSLSEKPLDLVFHGGSGSEPQKITEAIEYGVFKMNIDTDTQFAFAEGVGAFAKENMVAFEHQIHPETEEPLKKLYDPRKWLRMGEEKMVERLGQAFRELGSTGKSVAK; from the coding sequence GTGTCCCTAGAACTTCCAGCAGGTGTAGTTTTTGGTGAAGAATACCAGAAACTGGTCAGTAACTGTAAGGCAGGCGGATTTGCGTTGCCAGCCGTAAATGTCGTGGGTACAGATAGTATCAATGCTGTGATGGAAGCGGCAGCCAAAAATGGCTCAGACGTAATCATTCAGCTGTCCAATGGTGGTGCAACCTTCTATGCGGGCAAGGGAATGCCTAATGGTGATGATGCCATGCTTTATGGCGCGGTTTCAGCTGCCCAGCACGTTCATTTGCTCGCCAAACATTACGGTATCTGCGCAGTCCTTCACACTGATCATGCCAACAGAAAGCTGATCCCATGGGTTGATCGTCTGTTTGATGCTGGTGCTGAATACAAAAAGAAAAATGGTATTCCGCTTTTCAGCTCTCACATGGTGGATCTGTCTGAAGAGTCTCTCGATGATAACTTGAACGAGTCTGCACGGCTTCTGAAGCGGGCTGTTGAGTTGGACATGAGCATTGAAATCGAGCTCGGTATTACAGGCGGTGAGGAAGATGGTGTCGGCAGCGATGTTGACAGCATGGACAACAGTAAACTCTACACTCAGCCAGAAGACGTTCTCGAAGCCTATGATCGTCTGAGCCCAATCGGACATTTCTCCATTGCGGCTTCCTTTGGTAACGTGCACGGCGTCTACAAGCCTGGTAACGTAAAGTTGCGCCCTGAAATCCTGAAAGCCTCTCAGGAACTGGTTTCCAAAACTCATAGTCTATCTGAGAAGCCTTTGGACCTCGTATTCCATGGTGGATCAGGCTCAGAGCCTCAAAAAATTACTGAGGCTATTGAATATGGTGTGTTCAAGATGAATATCGACACAGACACACAGTTTGCATTCGCTGAAGGTGTTGGTGCTTTCGCCAAGGAAAATATGGTTGCCTTCGAGCATCAGATCCACCCAGAGACGGAAGAGCCGCTTAAGAAACTTTACGATCCACGCAAATGGCTGCGGATGGGTGAAGAGAAGATGGTTGAGCGTTTGGGGCAAGCTTTCCGTGAGCTTGGTTCAACTGGGAAATCAGTCGCGAAATAA
- a CDS encoding DUF2312 domain-containing protein, with protein MADVGGVAADHLRSFIERIERLEEDKKAIADDIKEVFAEAKGTGFDVKAMRAVLRLRKMDKADYQEQEYMIDLYKHALGMLDEMPSEADQDLPPEGDSF; from the coding sequence ATGGCTGACGTTGGTGGCGTCGCAGCAGATCATTTGCGATCTTTTATCGAACGCATTGAGCGGCTCGAGGAAGATAAAAAGGCGATTGCAGATGATATCAAGGAAGTCTTTGCCGAAGCTAAAGGCACTGGTTTCGATGTAAAGGCCATGCGGGCTGTTCTGCGTCTTCGCAAGATGGACAAAGCCGATTATCAGGAGCAGGAGTATATGATCGATCTATACAAGCATGCGCTTGGAATGCTCGATGAGATGCCCTCTGAAGCGGATCAGGACTTGCCACCAGAAGGTGACTCTTTTTAA
- a CDS encoding DUF1244 domain-containing protein has product MTDQTELELQAAAFRRLRDHLQERTDVQNIDLMNLAGFCRNCLSRWYQEAATDKGVELDKERAREIVYGMPYSEWKDKYQTEASAGQLKDFEQNRPKD; this is encoded by the coding sequence ATGACAGATCAAACAGAATTAGAGCTTCAGGCTGCGGCGTTTCGGCGTTTGCGTGATCATCTTCAGGAACGAACCGACGTTCAGAATATCGATTTAATGAATTTGGCGGGGTTTTGCCGGAATTGTCTGTCCCGTTGGTATCAAGAGGCTGCGACCGATAAGGGCGTGGAATTGGATAAGGAAAGAGCCAGGGAGATCGTTTATGGTATGCCCTATTCGGAGTGGAAGGATAAATACCAGACTGAAGCCAGCGCCGGTCAATTGAAAGATTTTGAGCAAAACAGGCCTAAGGACTAA
- a CDS encoding carboxylate-amine ligase, whose protein sequence is MKEPTFTIGIEEEYLLVDPETRDLAIDPPSAILEECERRLPHHQVTPEFLRSQIEIGTCVCHNVGEAREALSELRSTVSDVAQKHGLGLMAASTHPFADWHLLKHTAKERYDVIARDLQAVVRRLMICGMHVHCAVEEPELRIDLMNQISYFLPHLLALSTSSPFWRGEVSGLKSYRLSVFDSLPRTGIPDRFESFGEYERLINVMVEAGAIEEGSKIWWDLRPSGKFPTLEMRMTDVCTLMEDALCIAAIYSSLLRMLYRLRRNNQRWRIYPRTLVAENRWLAQRFGVEGKLIDLGIIDQVPVSDLIEEIIELVREDAEALGCLDEVLHARTIISRGTSADRQLATFKASQDAGEDLKTSLQKVVDQVLQETISGLG, encoded by the coding sequence ATCAAGGAACCTACATTTACGATCGGGATTGAGGAAGAATATCTTCTGGTGGATCCAGAGACACGGGATCTTGCAATTGATCCACCTTCAGCCATCCTGGAAGAATGTGAGAGGCGTCTCCCACATCATCAGGTGACGCCTGAATTCTTAAGATCCCAGATCGAAATTGGGACATGCGTTTGTCATAACGTGGGGGAGGCGCGCGAAGCCTTAAGTGAGCTTCGCTCTACGGTTTCTGATGTGGCGCAAAAGCATGGCCTTGGATTGATGGCTGCCTCCACTCATCCGTTTGCAGATTGGCACCTTCTCAAGCATACAGCCAAAGAGCGCTATGATGTGATTGCCCGGGATTTGCAGGCTGTTGTCAGGCGATTGATGATCTGCGGGATGCATGTTCATTGCGCGGTTGAGGAGCCGGAACTTAGGATTGATCTGATGAACCAGATCTCATACTTCCTGCCGCATCTCTTGGCGCTCAGTACATCTTCTCCTTTTTGGCGGGGTGAGGTGAGTGGCCTGAAATCCTATCGGTTAAGTGTGTTCGATAGTTTGCCCAGAACCGGGATCCCCGATCGGTTTGAAAGTTTTGGTGAATATGAGCGTCTGATCAATGTGATGGTTGAGGCCGGAGCCATCGAAGAGGGGTCAAAGATTTGGTGGGATTTGCGCCCCTCTGGCAAGTTTCCAACTTTGGAAATGCGGATGACCGACGTCTGCACGCTGATGGAGGATGCCCTTTGTATCGCAGCGATCTATTCCAGTTTGCTTCGCATGCTTTATCGGCTTCGCCGGAATAATCAGCGCTGGCGGATTTATCCTCGAACTCTGGTGGCAGAAAACCGATGGCTCGCGCAGCGATTTGGTGTTGAGGGGAAACTAATTGACCTTGGGATTATTGATCAGGTCCCAGTTTCAGACCTGATAGAAGAGATAATCGAACTTGTTCGAGAAGATGCGGAAGCGCTTGGGTGTCTTGATGAAGTCTTGCACGCTCGCACGATTATTTCCCGAGGAACATCGGCCGATCGGCAGCTGGCGACATTTAAGGCTTCACAGGATGCAGGTGAGGATCTGAAGACATCGCTTCAAAAAGTAGTTGATCAGGTCTTGCAGGAAACTATTTCCGGCTTAGGTTGA
- a CDS encoding N-formylglutamate amidohydrolase — MIIAYIEFFEPIPVSQIRKPEMPDSFYTLNEHSKSPIFLIADHASRHIPEDYKNLGIEDVSLLRRHVAWDIGIEDVTKRLAEKLDCPAIFSCFSRLLIDANRYPDDPSSTPYVSDGVVVPANKDVSEVERSRRIETYFQPYHDQITKMLDDLLNLTETPIVISMHSFTPIMNDFERPWHIGVLWDQDGRIALPMLEILKKNAALVVGDNEPYSAREPLGYTMNEHGTKRDIPHVVIEIRQDLIDTHHGAEQWANLIADLLRQIEKRLLGDAA; from the coding sequence GTGATTATCGCCTATATTGAGTTCTTTGAACCGATCCCAGTAAGCCAGATCCGTAAACCTGAAATGCCTGACTCTTTTTATACGTTAAACGAACACAGCAAATCGCCAATCTTTCTGATTGCAGATCATGCCAGCCGTCACATCCCAGAGGACTACAAAAACCTTGGGATTGAGGACGTATCCTTGCTGCGCCGGCATGTGGCTTGGGATATCGGGATTGAGGATGTCACGAAGAGATTGGCTGAAAAACTGGATTGCCCAGCTATCTTTTCCTGTTTTTCTCGCCTTTTGATTGATGCCAATCGTTATCCCGATGATCCATCGTCTACGCCCTATGTAAGTGATGGTGTTGTGGTCCCTGCCAATAAGGATGTATCGGAGGTCGAGCGTTCGAGGCGGATAGAGACTTATTTTCAGCCTTACCATGACCAAATTACCAAAATGCTGGATGATCTGTTAAACCTGACAGAGACACCAATAGTTATCTCCATGCATAGTTTTACGCCGATCATGAATGATTTCGAACGACCTTGGCATATCGGGGTTCTGTGGGATCAGGATGGTCGGATCGCGCTTCCCATGCTCGAAATTTTGAAAAAAAATGCGGCTTTGGTTGTTGGTGATAATGAACCTTACTCAGCGCGTGAGCCTCTCGGTTACACGATGAACGAACATGGTACCAAGCGCGATATTCCGCATGTTGTCATTGAGATCAGGCAGGATCTTATCGATACACATCATGGGGCTGAGCAATGGGCCAATCTCATTGCGGACCTTCTTCGGCAAATTGAAAAAAGACTTCTCGGGGACGCTGCTTAA
- the pyk gene encoding pyruvate kinase, giving the protein MRRQRKTKILATLGPASSSPEMVEKLHLAGVDVFRLNFSHGEHADHKARYDTIRALEEKQGRPIGILADLQGPKIRIGTFADGPIKLEDGDKFTLDLQDKPGDKTRVSLPHPKVMESLEVGTELLLDDGKLRLKVLKASPETADCEVMVGGKLSDRKGVNIPNAIVKMSALTEKDRRDLDFALELGVDWVALSFVQRPEDVAEIKKIVSGRAGVMAKIEKPAAVDELDGIIELADAIMVARGDLGVEIPLQKVPSIQKNIISVAREAGKPVVVATQMLESMITSPVPTRAEVTDVANAIYDGADAVMLSAESAAGEYPYEAVSTMSNIAEETELDVNYQKRMDNQHGILEATTADAISAAASQVARTINATSIVTYTTSGSTALRAARERGTTPILALTPSLPTARRLAIVWGLHCVHTEDAANFADMVEKACNICFKEGFARPGERIVIMAGVPFGTPGSTNILRIAWVGEKTLNLD; this is encoded by the coding sequence ATGCGCCGCCAACGAAAAACCAAAATTCTCGCCACACTAGGCCCTGCTAGCTCCTCCCCTGAGATGGTGGAGAAACTACACCTAGCTGGGGTCGACGTCTTTCGCCTGAATTTCAGCCACGGTGAGCATGCAGATCACAAAGCCAGGTATGACACCATACGGGCACTAGAAGAAAAACAAGGTCGCCCCATCGGGATACTTGCCGATCTGCAAGGCCCAAAAATCCGGATCGGCACTTTTGCGGATGGCCCAATCAAGCTGGAAGATGGCGATAAGTTCACGCTCGATTTGCAAGATAAGCCCGGCGACAAAACCCGCGTTTCCCTCCCTCACCCCAAAGTCATGGAGTCACTAGAGGTTGGTACTGAACTCCTTCTTGATGACGGCAAACTCCGGCTGAAAGTCCTCAAAGCCTCTCCTGAAACTGCTGATTGTGAAGTTATGGTTGGCGGGAAATTATCGGATCGCAAAGGGGTCAATATTCCAAACGCCATTGTGAAAATGAGTGCGCTGACGGAAAAGGACCGTCGGGATCTGGATTTTGCACTAGAACTTGGTGTTGACTGGGTTGCCCTCAGTTTCGTGCAGCGCCCTGAAGATGTCGCCGAAATCAAAAAAATTGTCTCAGGCCGGGCCGGGGTTATGGCCAAAATCGAAAAACCCGCAGCTGTAGATGAACTGGATGGCATTATCGAACTGGCAGATGCAATCATGGTTGCACGCGGGGATCTGGGCGTAGAAATCCCTCTACAAAAGGTCCCGTCCATTCAAAAAAACATCATCAGTGTCGCAAGGGAGGCCGGAAAACCGGTTGTCGTTGCGACCCAAATGCTGGAAAGCATGATTACCTCTCCCGTGCCAACCCGGGCGGAGGTTACCGACGTCGCCAACGCGATCTACGACGGGGCTGATGCGGTGATGCTGTCTGCTGAAAGTGCAGCGGGTGAATATCCTTATGAAGCCGTCTCGACCATGAGTAACATTGCCGAAGAGACCGAACTTGACGTCAATTACCAGAAACGGATGGATAACCAGCATGGCATACTAGAAGCAACGACTGCCGATGCGATCAGTGCGGCAGCCTCCCAAGTTGCCCGAACAATCAATGCGACCTCCATCGTTACTTATACAACGTCAGGCTCCACTGCCCTTCGCGCCGCGCGGGAGCGGGGCACGACACCAATACTCGCACTTACGCCATCGTTGCCAACTGCGCGTAGACTGGCCATTGTCTGGGGCTTGCATTGCGTCCATACGGAAGATGCTGCAAACTTTGCCGACATGGTCGAAAAAGCCTGCAACATCTGCTTCAAGGAAGGCTTCGCCAGACCTGGGGAGCGGATCGTCATCATGGCGGGCGTTCCTTTCGGTACGCCTGGCTCCACAAACATCCTCCGCATTGCCTGGGTCGGCGAAAAAACCCTCAATCTGGACTAA